The genomic interval TTGGCTGGTCAGTCGATGCGCCGCGGAGAGTCCGGCGACCCCGGCTCCCACGATCACGACGTCCGCCTGGTACGCGGGCTCAAGCACGTGCCCCTCCTCGAGGTTGCGCGGCCGGTGGGGACGTCATGCCCCAACAGGCTCCGGGAATACCCGAGTTCGGGTCGAGGGTAGGGCTGTCATCGGTCAGGAACAGTCGCGCATCGGCAGGGCACGGTCGCACACCGGTCGCATGTCGTCACAGACGGTCGCGTGGGGCGTCGTACGGCACACGCGTGCCCGGCGCGTTCCTCACGCCGCCCGGATCGCCCCCTCGATGTCCGGGAACGCGAACGTGAACCCCGACTCCAGCAACCGCGTCGGCCGCACCCGGGCGCTCCCGAGCACGTCCCCGGCCATCTCGCCGAGCACGGCCCGCAGGGCCGGCGCGGGCACGGAGAAGAGCGTCGGCCGGTGCAGCACGCGGCCCATGGCCTCGGTGATCTCACGGTTCGTCAGGGGCTGCGGGGCGGTGAGGTTGAACGGTCCGGACAGCCCGTCGGTCTCCAGGAGGTGGCGGATCGCGGCGACCTCGTCGTGCAGCGCGATGAACGACCAGTACTGCCCGCCGTCGCCCATCCGCCCGCCGAGCCCCGCCTGGAACAGCGGGAACAGCTTGCCCCATGCCCCGCCCCCGCGGCCCACCACCAGGCCGGTGCGGGTGAACGCGGTCCGCACTCCGGCCTGTTGCGCGGGCGCGGCCGCCGCCTCCCACTCCACGCACAGCTCGGGCAGGAAGCCCTGGCCGGCGGGCGAGTTCTCGTCGACGACCCGGTCGCCTGTCTCGCCGTAGTACCCCATCGCGCTGCCGTTCACAAAGACCCGCGGCGGCTCGTCCAGAGAGGCGACCGCCTCGGCGAGGGCCCTCGTGCCGTTCACCCGGCTGTCGTGGATCCGGGTCTTGTACGCCTCCGTCCAGCGGCGCGAACCGACCCCCGCCCCGGCGAGGTTGACCACGGCGTCGCACCCGGCGAGCCCGGCCGTGTCGACCCGCCCGGCCTCGGGGTCCCACCGGACCTCGGTGTCGTCCCGGGGCTCCCGGCGCACCAGGCGCACCACCTCGTGCCCGTCCGCGCCGAGCGAGCGCACCAGGGCCGAGCCGATCAGTCCGGACGCCCCGGC from Streptomyces sp. CC0208 carries:
- a CDS encoding TIGR01777 family oxidoreductase; the encoded protein is MQLSRIAVAGASGLIGSALVRSLGADGHEVVRLVRREPRDDTEVRWDPEAGRVDTAGLAGCDAVVNLAGAGVGSRRWTEAYKTRIHDSRVNGTRALAEAVASLDEPPRVFVNGSAMGYYGETGDRVVDENSPAGQGFLPELCVEWEAAAAPAQQAGVRTAFTRTGLVVGRGGGAWGKLFPLFQAGLGGRMGDGGQYWSFIALHDEVAAIRHLLETDGLSGPFNLTAPQPLTNREITEAMGRVLHRPTLFSVPAPALRAVLGEMAGDVLGSARVRPTRLLESGFTFAFPDIEGAIRAA